The proteins below are encoded in one region of Ephemeroptericola cinctiostellae:
- a CDS encoding cupin domain-containing protein → MPRIQLFSDTTPTPEYDFPRPERLITGNPQRTTWHHFTNDSGEVFMGIWASEVGAWRIEMGSTEDEYFYVISGRGRLIAETGETRETREFTVGDAVIIPAGFKGTFQVIETLTKHYVITERKA, encoded by the coding sequence ATGCCCCGCATTCAATTGTTCTCTGACACCACACCCACTCCCGAATACGACTTTCCTCGCCCTGAACGCCTCATCACAGGCAATCCACAACGCACCACATGGCATCACTTCACCAATGACAGCGGCGAAGTGTTTATGGGCATCTGGGCCAGTGAAGTGGGGGCATGGCGCATTGAAATGGGATCAACCGAAGATGAATATTTCTATGTCATCAGTGGACGTGGTCGGCTCATTGCAGAAACAGGCGAAACACGCGAAACACGCGAATTTACGGTTGGTGATGCCGTCATCATACCTGCTGGTTTTAAAGGCACATTTCAAGTCATTGAAACACTGACCAAACACTACGTTATCACTGAACGCAAAGCATAA
- a CDS encoding segregation and condensation protein A — protein MTQPVVPLDEAAIVNAKPDTTPDVVDGLAFARLYGEPLFNMPQDLYIPPNALEVFLETFEGPLDLLLYLIRKQNFNVLDIPMAQVTTQYLIYVDQIREHNLELAAEYLLMAAMLIEIKSRMLLPVKTTDTGEEADDPRAELVRRLLEYEQMKLAALGLNLLPVVGRDFDIALADIDHTTERAMPNVNLDDLKSAWQDILKRAKLNQKHRITRETLSVREFMTGILRQLQHRQFMEFGELFHDLIANGEGRSVLVVNFIAMLELSRESLLEITQAEPYAPIYVRLSYQPQ, from the coding sequence ATGACACAGCCAGTCGTCCCTTTGGACGAGGCCGCCATCGTAAACGCCAAACCTGACACCACACCTGATGTGGTTGATGGTTTGGCGTTCGCACGTCTGTACGGTGAGCCCCTGTTCAACATGCCGCAAGACCTCTACATCCCGCCCAATGCATTGGAGGTTTTTCTTGAGACCTTTGAAGGGCCTTTGGATTTATTGCTGTATTTGATTCGCAAACAAAATTTCAATGTGCTCGACATTCCCATGGCACAAGTGACCACTCAATATTTGATTTACGTCGATCAAATCCGCGAACACAACCTTGAGTTGGCCGCTGAATATTTGCTCATGGCAGCGATGTTGATTGAGATTAAATCACGCATGTTGTTGCCCGTCAAAACCACCGACACCGGCGAAGAAGCCGATGACCCACGCGCTGAACTGGTGCGCCGCTTGTTAGAATACGAGCAAATGAAATTGGCTGCACTGGGTTTAAATCTACTGCCCGTGGTGGGACGGGATTTTGACATCGCACTCGCTGACATTGATCACACCACTGAACGCGCAATGCCCAATGTCAATCTAGATGACCTCAAATCGGCTTGGCAAGACATTTTGAAACGCGCAAAACTCAATCAAAAACACCGCATCACCCGTGAAACACTGTCCGTCCGTGAATTCATGACGGGCATTTTGCGTCAATTACAGCACCGCCAATTCATGGAGTTCGGTGAGCTGTTCCATGACTTGATTGCAAATGGCGAAGGCCGTTCTGTATTGGTGGTTAATTTCATCGCCATGCTTGAATTGTCCCGTGAATCCCTTCTGGAAATCACCCAAGCGGAGCCCTACGCGCCCATTTATGTGCGCTTGAGTTACCAACCGCAGTGA
- a CDS encoding DUF3460 family protein has translation MARYESDVTLFLKDLKKEDPQLEKGQRDGRARLWDKPQDLRLQREFEEAMVAQKPYVYN, from the coding sequence ATGGCGCGTTACGAATCCGATGTCACCTTGTTTTTAAAAGACCTGAAAAAAGAAGATCCTCAGCTTGAAAAAGGCCAGCGTGATGGTCGTGCGCGCCTGTGGGACAAACCACAAGATTTGCGCTTACAGCGTGAATTTGAAGAAGCAATGGTCGCGCAAAAGCCTTACGTTTACAACTAA